The following proteins are co-located in the Phocoena phocoena chromosome 1, mPhoPho1.1, whole genome shotgun sequence genome:
- the NR0B2 gene encoding nuclear receptor subfamily 0 group B member 2 — translation MSSSQPGTCPCQGAAGRPTILYALLSPSVRDWPSVPPARGHCLCRQHRPVRLCTPHRTCREALDVLAKTLAFLRNLPSFCQLPPQDRRQLLQCCWGPLFLLGLAQDTVTFEVTEVPVPSILKKILLEEPTSGAGNGQVLDRPQPSLAAVQWLQCCLESFWSLELGPKEYAYLKGTILFNPDVPGLHASSHIGHLQQEARQALWEVLEPWCPAGQSRLARVLLTASTLKSVPPSLLGDLFFHPVIGDVDIAGLLEDMLLLR, via the exons ATGAGCTCCAGCCAGCCAGGGACCTGCCCATGCCAGGGTGCTGCAGGCCGCCCAACCATTCTGTATGCACTTCTGAGCCCCAGCGTCAGGGACTGGCCCTCTGTGCCCCCAGCCCGTGGCCACTGCCTGTGCAGGCAGCACCGGCCCGTCCGGCTGTGTACTCCCCATCGCACCTGCCGGGAGGCCTTGGATGTTCTGGCCAAGACGTTGGCTTTCCTCAGGAACCTGCCGTCCTTCTGCCAGCTGCCCCCCCAGGATCGGCGACAGCTGCTGCAGTGCTGCTGGGGCCCCCTCTTCCTGCTTGGGTTGGCCCAAGACACTGTGACCTTCGAGGTGACTGAGGTCCCAGTTCCCAGCATACTCAAGAAGATCCTGCTGGAGGAGCCCACCAGCGGTGCAGGCAATGGCCAGGTGTTGGATCGGCCCCAGCCCTCACTGGCTGCAGTGCAGTGGCTTCAGTGCTGCCTGGAGTCCTTCTGGAGTCTGGAGCTGGGCCCCAAAGAATATGCCTACCTGAAAGGGACCATCCTCTTCAACCCTG ACGTGCCAGGCCTCCACGCCTCCTCCCACATCGGGCACCTGCAGCAGGAGGCGCGCCAGGCCCTGTGGGAGGTCCTGGAGCCCTGGTGCCCAGCAGGCCAAAGCCGCCTGGCTCGTGTCCTCCTCACGGCCTCCACTCTCAAGTCTGTTCCACCCAGCCTGCTTGGAGACCTGTTCTTTCACCCTGTCATTGGAGACGTTGACATCGCTGGCCTCCTCGAAGACATGCTTTTGCTGAGGTGA